A DNA window from Ficedula albicollis isolate OC2 chromosome 1, FicAlb1.5, whole genome shotgun sequence contains the following coding sequences:
- the TMPRSS2 gene encoding transmembrane protease serine 2 has protein sequence MTSTLGPPPPYYENRGFQPEPLYAARQAAGAAPYPQLFSTNPPSVPSYMPRVATHQPSPPAARPPRRTCAASLRKTIIIILSILIVICCAIAAFFIWYFVENTCLSSLVGCGSSGVCMSPSQWCDGVSDCPNGEDETRCVRLFGPNFILEVYSPVSNSWYPVCHDDWNDDYGKIACRDMGYNVDTYFYSHGVPPEASFKSYMKLNTSAGNIDLYKKLYNSGSCATGNVVSLRCIECGLSSKGVSTMNRIVGGSGAVLGQWPWQVSLHVQGTHVCGGSIITHSWIVTAAHCVEGRLSDPHSWRVYAGILNQDEMLFRSGYKVQLIISHPDYDTDSKDNDVALMKLETPLSFTETVKPVCLPNPGMMFQPNQQCWISGWGAEYQGGKTSNNLNYVAVPLIERSRCNAVFIYNGMILPTMICAGDLAGGVDSCQGDSGGPLVTLHHSVWWLVGDTSWGTGCATPNKPGVYGNMTVFTDWIYRNMQANR, from the exons ATGACCTCTACTCTA GGTCCACCACCGCCATACTACGAGAACAGGGGCTTCCAGCCAGAGCCCCTCTACgctgccaggcaggcagcaggtgctgctccttACCCCCAGCTCTTCTCCACAAACCCTCCCTCCGTGCCAAGCTACATGCCCAGGGTTGCCACCCACCAGCCCAGCCCGCCCGCAGCGCGCCCGCCCAGGAGAACGTGCGCCGCCA GTCTAAGGAAAaccataataataatattatctATATTAATAGTCATTTGTTGTGCAATTGCTGCTTTCTTCATCTGGTATTTTg tAGAGAATACCTGTCTCAGCTCCCTGGTGGGGTGTGGATCCTCGGGGGTGTGCATGTCCCCCTCCCAGTGGTGTGACGGAGTGAGCGACTGCCCCAACGGGGAGGACGAGACCCGCTGTG TTAGACTTTTTGGACCAAATTTTATCCTGGAAGTTTATTCACCTGTCAGCAACTCCTGGTATCCTGTTTGCCATGATGACTGGAATGATGATTATGGGAAGATTGCATGCAGAGACATGGGCTACAACGT AGATACGTATTTCTACAGTCATGGGGTACCCCCTGAAGCCAGCTTTAAGAGCTACATGAAGCTGAACACAAGTGCTGGGAATATAGACTTGTACAAAAAGCTGTACAACAG TGGTTCCTGTGCCACAGGAAACGTGGTTTCTCTGCGCTGCATAG AGTGTGGCCTGTCCAGCAAGGGCGTGAGCACGATGAACAGGATCGTGGGTGGCAGCGGGGCCGTGCTGGGGCAGTGGCCCTGGCAGGTCAGCCTGCACGTGCAGGGCACCCACGTCTGCGGGGGCTCCATCATCACCCACAGCTGGATTGTGACAGCAGCACACTGCGTGGAAGG GCGACTTTCTGACCCACACAGCTGGAGGGTTTATGCTGGGATTCTGAACCAGGATGAGATGCTCTTTAGAAGTGGATACAAAGTGCAGCTGATAATTTCCCATCCAGATTATGACACAGACTCTAAAGACAATGATGTTGCCCTTATGAAGCTGGAGACACCACTGAGTTTTACTG aaacTGTGAAGCCAGTTTGTCTGCCCAATCCAGGAATGATGTTCCAGCCTAACCAGCAGTGCTGGATATCAGGGTGGGGAGCAGAGTACCAAGGAG GTAAAACATCAAATAACTTGAATTACGTTGCGGTGCCCTTGATAGAGCGTTCGAGGTGTAATGCAGTTTTTATCTACAATGGCATGATTCTGCCCACAATGATCTGTGCTGGAGACCTAGCAGGGGGAGTTGATTCCTGTCAG ggggaCAGTGGAGGTCCTCTGGTGACTCTCCACCACTCTGTGTGGTGGCTGGTCGGAGATACCAGCTGGGGCACTGGCTGTGCCACTCCCAACAAACCTGGAGTGTATGGCAATATGACTGTGTTTACAGACTGGATTTATAGAAATATGCAG GCGAACAGATGA